A genomic segment from Cyanobium sp. NIES-981 encodes:
- a CDS encoding DUF2237 family protein produces the protein MAAHVDDVTQTSQAPTQALNVLGEPLESCSCEPLTGWFRDGTCRTNGADLGRHTVCCVVNEAFLTYSRAQGNDLSTPAPQFGFPGLRPGDHWCVCAPRWLEAYEDGMAPPVRLQATEASTLEVIPLDLLRQHQA, from the coding sequence GTGGCCGCGCATGTGGACGACGTGACCCAGACCAGTCAGGCTCCGACCCAGGCCCTCAACGTGCTGGGTGAGCCCCTGGAATCGTGCAGCTGCGAGCCGCTGACCGGCTGGTTCCGGGACGGTACCTGCCGCACCAACGGCGCCGACCTCGGTCGTCACACCGTGTGTTGCGTGGTGAACGAGGCCTTCCTCACCTACAGCCGTGCCCAGGGCAACGACCTCAGCACCCCGGCACCCCAGTTCGGGTTCCCCGGGCTCAGGCCCGGCGACCACTGGTGCGTGTGCGCGCCGCGCTGGCTGGAGGCCTACGAAGACGGCATGGCCCCACCGGTGCGGCTGCAGGCCACCGAAGCCAGCACCCTGGAGGTGATCCCCCTGGACCTGCTCCGCCAGCACCAGGCCTGA
- a CDS encoding DUF4090 family protein gives MVIAGPDGVDAAIRAGVDLDGSPIPEPMLALYNEVMELESHRARSGVTKSMRNRVVKTGSKHLDQQTLDARLKAAGWEGLKPREIAFFYG, from the coding sequence ATGGTGATCGCTGGACCTGATGGTGTGGATGCCGCGATCAGAGCCGGTGTGGACCTGGACGGCTCACCGATCCCGGAGCCCATGCTGGCCCTCTACAACGAGGTGATGGAGCTGGAGAGCCACCGGGCCCGTTCCGGCGTGACCAAATCCATGCGCAACAGGGTGGTGAAGACCGGATCGAAGCACCTGGACCAGCAGACCCTGGATGCACGCCTGAAGGCCGCGGGCTGGGAGGGCCTCAAGCCCAGGGAGATCGCCTTCTTCTACGGCTGA
- a CDS encoding SDR family NAD(P)-dependent oxidoreductase, with protein MTATHPPLSSWQGRALVVGSGGIGAGLLRALSTRAPALELVATTRRQPPPGEEVRWLRLDVTCDTSLDRLGRELAQGPPLRLVINTVGLLHGPELQPEKRLAQLRRSALERSFAVNAFAPVLLAQALEAALSRQSPFHFASLSARVGSIGDNGLGGWYSYRAAKAAQNQLLRTLALEWRRRYPLACVSLLHPGTTATALSAPFQANVPAGSLFSPGRAAHHLLDVLEGLGPEQSGGFWAWNGERIPW; from the coding sequence ATGACCGCGACGCACCCTCCCCTGTCCAGCTGGCAGGGAAGGGCCCTAGTGGTGGGCAGCGGTGGCATCGGTGCTGGGCTGCTGCGGGCCCTGAGCACACGGGCTCCCGCGCTGGAGCTGGTGGCCACGACGCGGCGGCAGCCACCCCCCGGCGAGGAGGTGCGCTGGCTCAGGCTGGATGTGACCTGCGACACCAGTCTTGACAGGCTGGGCCGTGAGCTGGCCCAGGGGCCCCCTCTGCGGCTGGTGATCAACACCGTGGGGCTGCTGCACGGGCCGGAGCTTCAACCCGAAAAGCGGCTGGCCCAGCTGCGCCGCAGCGCCCTGGAGCGCAGTTTCGCCGTGAATGCCTTTGCCCCTGTGCTGCTGGCGCAGGCGCTGGAGGCCGCCCTCTCCCGCCAGAGCCCCTTCCACTTCGCCAGCCTCTCGGCCCGGGTGGGCAGCATCGGCGACAACGGCCTGGGGGGCTGGTACAGCTACCGGGCGGCCAAGGCGGCCCAGAACCAGTTGCTTCGCACCCTGGCCCTGGAGTGGCGCCGCCGTTATCCCCTGGCCTGCGTCAGCCTGCTGCATCCCGGCACCACGGCCACGGCCCTCTCGGCACCGTTCCAGGCCAACGTGCCTGCCGGCAGTCTGTTCAGCCCCGGGCGGGCCGCCCATCACCTTCTGGATGTGCTCGAGGGCCTGGGACCCGAGCAGAGCGGCGGCTTCTGGGCCTGGAATGGCGAGAGGATCCCCTGGTAG
- a CDS encoding NAD(P)H-dependent glycerol-3-phosphate dehydrogenase: MPLRIAVLGRGAWGQTLAELWQRQGHTVRSWSRRDGASPDALIHGVDVVAVAVAMAGVESLAQRLGPAWCRGTPLLSCTKGIDLDLLATPCQLWRRHLPEGIPLVVLSGPNLAAELRQGLPAASVLASEDAAAALRLQRALSGSNLRLYTNSDPLGTEAAGALKNVMALAAGIADGLALGANARASLLTRGLAEIGVVVEGLGGLSATLYGLAGLGDLLATATSELSRNYRCGRLLAQGHSPAEAERSIGATVEGLRTSRAALVLAQRHGWRLPICAQVVALLDGRLSPVDAAWGLMERELRPEQHTPPLPQP; this comes from the coding sequence ATGCCCCTTCGCATTGCCGTGCTCGGCCGCGGGGCCTGGGGGCAGACGCTGGCGGAGCTGTGGCAGCGCCAGGGCCATACCGTTCGCAGCTGGTCGCGGCGGGACGGAGCCTCCCCCGATGCCCTGATCCACGGGGTCGACGTGGTGGCCGTCGCCGTCGCCATGGCCGGGGTGGAAAGCCTGGCCCAGCGTCTGGGTCCGGCCTGGTGCCGCGGAACTCCCCTGCTCAGCTGCACCAAGGGCATCGACCTCGACCTGCTGGCCACCCCCTGCCAGCTCTGGCGACGCCATCTGCCTGAGGGAATCCCCCTGGTGGTGCTCAGCGGGCCGAATCTGGCCGCCGAACTTCGCCAGGGGCTGCCGGCAGCCAGCGTGCTGGCCAGCGAGGACGCCGCCGCTGCGCTGCGTCTGCAGCGGGCCCTCAGTGGCAGCAATCTGCGCCTCTACACCAACAGCGACCCCCTGGGCACCGAGGCAGCGGGGGCCCTGAAGAACGTGATGGCCCTGGCGGCTGGGATCGCCGATGGCCTCGCCCTGGGGGCCAACGCCCGGGCCTCCCTCCTCACCCGCGGCCTGGCGGAGATCGGTGTGGTGGTGGAGGGGCTGGGTGGACTGTCCGCCACCCTCTATGGGCTGGCCGGGCTTGGAGATCTGCTGGCCACCGCCACCAGCGAACTGAGTCGCAACTACCGCTGCGGGCGCCTGCTGGCCCAGGGCCATTCCCCTGCCGAGGCGGAACGCAGCATCGGTGCCACGGTGGAGGGGCTGCGCACCTCCAGGGCCGCCCTGGTGCTGGCGCAGCGCCATGGCTGGAGGCTGCCGATCTGTGCCCAGGTGGTGGCCCTGCTCGACGGACGTCTCAGCCCCGTGGATGCCGCCTGGGGCCTGATGGAGAGGGAGCTCAGACCGGAGCAGCACACCCCGCCACTGCCGCAGCCATGA